The Actinomycetota bacterium DNA segment ACGTCAGCTGCAGCGCGGCCTCGTGCTCGACGCGTAGGTCGGCCAGGGTCACCTGGTGCAGCGGCTGGTCCGCGAGGGCGCGGCCGAACGCGACCCGGCGGCGTGCGAAGTCGCGCGCGAGGGCGAGACCTCGACGGATCCCGCTGGCGGCCGAGACGGCGTTCCACAGCCGCGTCACCTGCAGCATCGGCACGATGTTACGGGTGCCGTCCGAGGGCCCGCCGACGAGGAAGCCGATGGTGCCGTCGAGGGCCAGCTCGGCCGTCGGCATCTGCCGCGTCCCGAGCTTGTCCTTGAGGCGCAGGACCCGCAGGTCGTTGAGCGGGCCGTCCGGCTCCGGCCAGTGCGTCTCGACGTAGTACATCGCCAGGCCGCGTCCGCCGCCGGGGTTGCCCTCGGGGCGCGCGAGCGTCAGGGCCATCTCGGACGTGATGGCGGAGGTGAACCACTTGGTGCCGTGGAGCCTCCAGACGTCCAAGCCGCGGTCGTCGATCCAGCCGTCCTTCGTGGCGGTCGTCTCGGACAGGCCCACGTCCGACCCGCCGGTGCGCTCCGTCATCCACTGCCCCGACGTCCACGCGGTCGCCGGGTCGCGGCTGGTCAGGTGAGGTACCGCGCGGTCGATCAGCGCCTGCTCCCCGTGGTCGAGCAGCGTCCGGGCGGCACCGTCGGTCATCGCCAGGGGGCAGGAGTAGAGCGCGCTGGAAGGGTTGAACAGGTACGCCAGCGCCATCTGGTGCAGCCGCGACCACGCCCCGTGCGCATCCTCGTAGGCCGTGGCGACGACACCGTGCCGCGCGGCGTACGCGCCGATCCGCCCCCACGCCGGAGCGGTCTCGATGCGGTCGACGCGGCGTCCCCACGCATCGAAGTGGACGAGGCGGGGCTCGTTGTCGCGCCGGTTCATCTCGACGGCGAGGTCCCGCAGCTCGTTGGCGGCGAGGTGGCCCATCTCGGTCAGGCTCGGGGTGATCTCCGCGAGGACGTCCGCAGGCACGACCCGCTCGAGGTACGCCCGCAGGGCGTGATCGTCCTCCCACTCGTCGCGCAGCCGCGGCGCGTCCTGGAAGAAGCCAGCCTGGTCCACGGTGGTCACGACATGCTCCGCTCCGCCTCTTGGGTCGTCAGCGTACGCTCCAGCGGGGCCGTTGCTCCAGCCCTCGCAGCGCGTAGAGCACCACCGCTACGGCGGTGGCGAGGTTGAGGCTCGACACCTCCGGCTGCATCGGCAGACGCACCACGTGATCGGCACGGTCCCGGGTGGCGGGGCGGACGCCGTCGCGTTCGGTCCCGAAGACCAGCACGGCATCGAGGGGCAGCGATGTCGGGTCGAGGACCGCTCCACCGGGATCGACCGCCACCAGCGCCCGGGGAGTGGAGGGCACGGCGTCGGTGCGAGCCACCGGCAGGGCGAACTGCAGCCCCGCGCCCCCCCTGACCGCCACCGGGTGCCAGGGATCGCTCGTCCCGGTCACCAGGAGTCCCGATGCCCCTGCAGCCGCCGCGACGCGCACACACGCGCCGATGTTGCCGAGGTGTCGTGGTTCCTCGAGAACGATGACGGGACCAGCGCTCCCGCGAAGCACCTCCGACGCATCGACGGTGGGGCGCTCTGCGACGGCGACGATCCCGTCAGGCGGCGGACGGGTGGTCAGGGTCTCGAAGACCGCGGGCGCGACCTCGACGGGCTCGACGTCGAGCAGATCGGGCAGGTCGGGTGCCAGGACCGTGGTCGCCCGCCGGAGGTCGACGCCCTCGCGCAGCACCACCGCCATCACCGCGGCGCCGAAGCGCAGGGCGTGCTTCAACGGGTGCAGGCCCGCGAGTAGCACCCGGTCGTGGTCCGAGGCGGCGCCCCGGACGGCATCCATCGCGCTCGGCACCGTGATCCTTCCCCGCCTGCGGGGACGCTAGCCACGTAGGCTTGCGCTGTGCCGATCCTGCTGCTGTTCGTCGTCCTCCCGATCGTCGAGCTGGTCGTGATCGGGGAGGTGCAGGACGTCATCGGTTGGGGGTGGACGTTGTTGCTGCTCTTCGGGGACGGCCTGATCGGCGCCGTGCTGGTTCACAGCCAGAGTCGTAGGGCCTGGGATAACTTCCGGACCGCCCTGGCGGACCGTCGCTGGCCGGGGGACGAGGTCGCCCAGGGGGCGCTCGTCCTCGTGGGCGGGGCGCTGGTGGTCACCCCGGGGTTCGTCACCGACACGGTCGGGTTGCTGTGCCTGCTGCCGATCTCGCGTCGCGCCATCGCGGCGGGGATCCGTCGGAGGTTGATGCCCATCCAGGGCTTCGGTTCCGGCACTGACAGCCGACGTGAGAGGGGACGCGACTCCAGACGGGGCGAGACCTTGGGTGTCGAGGTCGTCTCCGTCGAGGTCGATGACGAGGATCGGGACTCAAGCTCCGATCCTGACGGACCGACCCCCTAAGCGGGGAAGGGAGGTTGGTGCTGGACGCCACGCCGGATCCGCGTGGCTCGCCGGTGTCTGTTGGACGAGGCGCCGGTAGAGCGGCACGGCTCGTCGCCGTGCTGTTCATCTGTGCCTTGAACGTGGCCCTGCTGGTCCCCACTGCCACGGCCGCCCCGGTCACCTACTTCCGCACCGGTGCCTCGGCCGGGGTGGCCTCCTACTCGCGACTCGACACCGCGCCGGCGACGAGCTCCTTCGTGACCAGCATCGACCACGGGAGCGCCACCGGGTCGTTCCTGTTCCAGCCGGGCCGCAGCGGCACGGCCACGACCGGGTTCCCAGGACCGTCGGGAACGGGCTTCGGGTACGCGACCACGGGGAACCTCAACGGGACCGTTCCGGCAGGGACGTGGTCGGTCAACGCCACGGTGACCACCGACGTGCCCGCGACTGACGCGACCGGCAACATCCTGGTCGCGTACTACGCCGTCCGGTCCGACGGCTCGTCGAGGCGCATCCACGTCCAGCAAGGCACGAGCAACGTCCTGAGCGGGCCGGGGACGAGGACCACAACCGTGAGCACCGCGCTGCCCGCGATCGCGTTCTCGAACGAGCGGCTCGCGGTCGAGCTCTACCTCGTGATCAGCCGCAACGAGGCGTCTGGCTCGACCGT contains these protein-coding regions:
- a CDS encoding rRNA methyltransferase, coding for MDAVRGAASDHDRVLLAGLHPLKHALRFGAAVMAVVLREGVDLRRATTVLAPDLPDLLDVEPVEVAPAVFETLTTRPPPDGIVAVAERPTVDASEVLRGSAGPVIVLEEPRHLGNIGACVRVAAAAGASGLLVTGTSDPWHPVAVRGGAGLQFALPVARTDAVPSTPRALVAVDPGGAVLDPTSLPLDAVLVFGTERDGVRPATRDRADHVVRLPMQPEVSSLNLATAVAVVLYALRGLEQRPRWSVR
- a CDS encoding acyl-CoA dehydrogenase family protein, which encodes MDQAGFFQDAPRLRDEWEDDHALRAYLERVVPADVLAEITPSLTEMGHLAANELRDLAVEMNRRDNEPRLVHFDAWGRRVDRIETAPAWGRIGAYAARHGVVATAYEDAHGAWSRLHQMALAYLFNPSSALYSCPLAMTDGAARTLLDHGEQALIDRAVPHLTSRDPATAWTSGQWMTERTGGSDVGLSETTATKDGWIDDRGLDVWRLHGTKWFTSAITSEMALTLARPEGNPGGGRGLAMYYVETHWPEPDGPLNDLRVLRLKDKLGTRQMPTAELALDGTIGFLVGGPSDGTRNIVPMLQVTRLWNAVSAASGIRRGLALARDFARRRVAFGRALADQPLHQVTLADLRVEHEAALQLTFRAVELFGRAERGEASDEERQVLRMLLPVAKLVTGKQAVAAASEALEAFGGAGYIEDTHLPVLLRDAQVLPIWEGTTNVLSLDTLRALARDGALPAYRAEIADQAERSAHPDLASIGRAAIAAADHAAAWVARALEEGGLDAAQHGARRFAVTLGRAHTAVLLAAQAQHDLERLHDGRGLAVARRYAARGLDLIVDDADPVGDAALARDEALPG
- a CDS encoding FxsA family protein yields the protein MPILLLFVVLPIVELVVIGEVQDVIGWGWTLLLLFGDGLIGAVLVHSQSRRAWDNFRTALADRRWPGDEVAQGALVLVGGALVVTPGFVTDTVGLLCLLPISRRAIAAGIRRRLMPIQGFGSGTDSRRERGRDSRRGETLGVEVVSVEVDDEDRDSSSDPDGPTP